One genomic window of Pirellulales bacterium includes the following:
- a CDS encoding phosphopantothenoylcysteine decarboxylase, whose protein sequence is MARILITSGPTRQHLDPVRYLTNASSGRMGQALAQAAVDAGHEVMIVSGPVEVSYPPQCEVLPVVSTEEMLATCQKVFPQCDGLIGVAAPSDYRPVKVEEHKIKKTGEPLVLHLVETPDIVATLAVSKRPRQWVVGFALETEDQRFRAITKMQKKSCDLMVLNGPQAISALENSVEVLDRSGEIVATVSGAKEDVARKLFQLIANRLIKATNLI, encoded by the coding sequence ATGGCGCGCATTCTGATTACTTCCGGTCCGACGCGGCAGCACTTGGATCCGGTCCGTTATCTCACGAATGCATCTAGCGGACGGATGGGGCAGGCGCTGGCCCAAGCAGCCGTGGACGCAGGGCATGAAGTGATGATTGTTTCCGGTCCGGTCGAAGTTTCTTATCCGCCACAGTGTGAAGTCTTGCCGGTCGTTTCGACCGAAGAGATGCTGGCCACCTGTCAAAAAGTATTTCCCCAATGCGATGGGCTGATCGGCGTGGCGGCTCCCAGCGATTATCGGCCGGTGAAAGTCGAGGAGCACAAAATCAAAAAGACGGGGGAGCCGCTGGTGCTGCATTTGGTGGAAACGCCCGACATCGTGGCAACGCTGGCCGTCAGTAAACGGCCCCGGCAATGGGTCGTGGGCTTCGCACTGGAAACGGAAGATCAGCGGTTTCGGGCGATTACAAAAATGCAGAAAAAAAGTTGCGATTTGATGGTTCTCAACGGCCCGCAAGCAATTAGCGCGCTGGAAAACTCGGTCGAGGTTTTGGACCGCTCCGGCGAAATCGTCGCCACGGTTTCAGGAGCAAAGGAAGATGTAGCACGCAAGCTTTTTCAATTAATCGCGAACCGGCTAATTAAAGCCACCAACCTTATTTAG
- a CDS encoding flavoprotein — MQGRELLIGVTGGIAAYKTAALVSQLVQAGAGVTVVLTEAAQAFIGPATFEALTGRPVPRGMFGDPDYPLGAHIELARRAEVMCVAPGTANFLAKAAVGLADDLLSTLYLAFKGPVIVAPAMNAEMWTKPAVQRGVAQLLADGVTIVDPEEGWLSCRDQGVGRMAAPERIRGAIEAALKKTAAK, encoded by the coding sequence ATGCAAGGCCGTGAATTGCTGATCGGCGTGACGGGTGGAATTGCGGCCTACAAAACGGCAGCCTTGGTCAGCCAGTTGGTGCAGGCCGGGGCGGGGGTCACGGTGGTGCTGACCGAAGCGGCCCAGGCATTTATCGGTCCTGCCACTTTCGAAGCGCTCACGGGCCGGCCGGTACCGCGCGGTATGTTTGGCGACCCTGATTATCCATTGGGGGCGCATATCGAATTGGCCCGCCGCGCCGAAGTGATGTGCGTAGCGCCGGGCACCGCGAATTTTCTGGCGAAAGCCGCGGTGGGCTTGGCCGATGATTTGCTGAGCACGCTGTATTTGGCGTTCAAGGGTCCGGTCATTGTCGCGCCGGCCATGAATGCGGAAATGTGGACGAAACCGGCGGTACAGCGCGGCGTAGCACAATTGCTGGCCGATGGGGTGACCATTGTCGATCCGGAAGAGGGCTGGCTGAGTTGCCGCGACCAAGGCGTGGGCCGGATGGCCGCGCCGGAAAGAATTCGAGGGGCGATCGAAGCAGCGTTGAAAAAAACCGCTGCAAAATAA
- a CDS encoding DNA-directed RNA polymerase subunit omega: MLEELKEEKIVNKVGGRFKLSTLIQKRLVALNGGSRPLVDLQTENKLEIVVREIMEDKIYLDAESKLRVTGEEAEGAGGPPELDLADL; this comes from the coding sequence ATGCTTGAAGAACTGAAGGAAGAGAAAATTGTGAACAAAGTGGGGGGACGATTCAAACTTTCCACGCTCATCCAAAAACGGCTGGTGGCGTTGAACGGGGGCAGCCGTCCGCTGGTCGATTTGCAGACCGAAAATAAATTGGAAATTGTGGTCCGCGAAATCATGGAAGACAAAATCTATTTGGACGCCGAAAGCAAGCTGCGCGTTACCGGCGAGGAAGCAGAAGGCGCCGGCGGGCCGCCGGAGCTGGATCTGGCCGATTTGTAG